Genomic window (Streptomyces liliiviolaceus):
GGGCCGCCAGCGCTCCGCGAGGGCGTGCGCCTCCTCCTCCATGATCGGCCCGTAGCCGGGGATGGCGTCCAACCGGAAGGCGGGCTGGATCGTCCGGCGCTGACGCCGGTGCCGCGAGCCGTTGGCGGTCGCCACTCCCTCCTTGCCGAGCAGGCCTTCCAGGGACTCCCACAGCGGCCCGTCGATCTTGAAGTCGGGGCTCAGGGCGAGCTCCCCGGTGAGGGCCGGCGTGGTGACGGCGTACACCGTCTTGGGGCCCAGCTTCAGCCGGACGACCTCGCCCTGGTCGCGCAGCCGGGAGAGGAACCCCAGCGGGTCGCGGACCAGTTTCAGGCCGTGTCCGAGGCCGGGGACGCCGCCCCCGGCGAGGGGCGGGGTGGACAGTTCTGCCGCTTGGTGTGCAGCGGACCGTACCGACTCGACGGTCATTTCTCACCTGCCGCTTCGTTGTTGACGTACGGGGGTGTGGTGCGGTCGTCCCAGCTGTCGACCATGTACCGTCCCGACTCGTGGTGGAACCAGTACACGGAGCTGAACCAGTTCCGCATATTGAACAGGCACGCCCGTACGGCAGCCGCTAGTTCGGCGCCGCGGACGGACCCGTTGTCGATCCTTTCCGCGTACCTCAATACCTCCTGTTCGACGTCGAGGAATTCAGTGATGCATTCCTCGACCCGTCGCCTGACTTCCTTGACCGATTCCTCCAGTCGCATTCCCTCGTGATGAATGAGACTGATACCGAGATTGTGCACCTCGTCGCCCGCTATTTCTTTGGGCAGAGAGCACAGATCGTTGTACCAGGCGGCGAAATCCTGGCACAGCAGAGCAGCCCTCCGATAGGCGGGGTTCTCCCGCACGGCGACGGGCAGTTCGTACTCCGCGCTCGGTTCGAGCAGGTCGAGCCAGATCCAGTGCGCGAAAGTGTTCCGCCGCAGTTCGAGGTATTCCGCGACGGTCGGGACAATGCCCGAGACCCGGTTGTGGAATTCCTGGTCGTACGCCTCGATGACGGTGTGGAAGTGGTCGGCGAACCGCGCGTTCCACCCCTCGCCCAGGAACGAGTACAGCCGGACCATGCTGTCCGCGAACCCCGCCACCAGGGGGTCCTGGTGGTACAGATGCTCCTTCGGGGAGTCGAGGGCCGCGTGCAGCCGCGTCCTGAGCAGCTGCCAGGCCACCGGCCGGCCGTGGATGACATCACGGTCGTGGCGGTCGTCCCAGACGAAGAACCACGCGCTGTAGTCCGCTATCGCCTGGAGGACCTCGTCGGGCGCGCCAATGTAGAAGCCCGCCATGAGGTCGGTGTAGCAAAGCCCATCGGCATATGCCTCGACCTTCGCCGCAGACATGAGGCGCATTTCCAGGAGCCAGACCCTGGTGTTCTCCTGGAGTCGGGGCCAATACGGATGGAGTTGACGGGGAAACTCGGCCTCGATCACCGGAAGAGAGAGCGCCGGTGGAACGAGGGCCGAGGTGTACGTCGTTGAGGTGCTCTGTGGGAAAGCAGGCACGAACAAACCCCTCTCAGCCGCCTGTTGACGACACGCCCCTCCCGCTGTGCCGGGCGTGCGCCG
Coding sequences:
- the cyc1 gene encoding epi-isozizaene synthase, which encodes MPAFPQSTSTTYTSALVPPALSLPVIEAEFPRQLHPYWPRLQENTRVWLLEMRLMSAAKVEAYADGLCYTDLMAGFYIGAPDEVLQAIADYSAWFFVWDDRHDRDVIHGRPVAWQLLRTRLHAALDSPKEHLYHQDPLVAGFADSMVRLYSFLGEGWNARFADHFHTVIEAYDQEFHNRVSGIVPTVAEYLELRRNTFAHWIWLDLLEPSAEYELPVAVRENPAYRRAALLCQDFAAWYNDLCSLPKEIAGDEVHNLGISLIHHEGMRLEESVKEVRRRVEECITEFLDVEQEVLRYAERIDNGSVRGAELAAAVRACLFNMRNWFSSVYWFHHESGRYMVDSWDDRTTPPYVNNEAAGEK